In Daphnia pulex isolate KAP4 chromosome 7, ASM2113471v1, one genomic interval encodes:
- the LOC124197809 gene encoding beta-1,3-galactosyltransferase 5-like has translation MYRWQISVVFPNMLRSKFHVYKIGFWILEITVTLFTIYFLVNKLKNVNYHRLQQDLKITIKERPFYLGLTSLKEENLGPINGNVTINREFFNFLSLNLHETSYPGAENYTRYTVARLGLSPLVDVQPLIPELGPVINDVLSFRYLFTVSPCVFNDGSLNKKVFVAVNSATHKFGEREMIRQTWLKHLKNEIELGPIGIAGYGFFLGLTHDSETQRTIEKESMQYGDIIQIGIYDFYRNLMLKKAGSFNWLHTNCIEVDYVLMIDDDVYVNVRKLANFVQSYNQSRIPTMFGSPPPPSGFGYFVTLREGKSEIPYEEWPWTHYPPYFNGPAVLITGSAILPLLACFQTTPMLLRAIDDVYNSGICPEKTGIKIHFSNDTLNFYNKEPPIGCELRHVLAWNVLKPENFNKSHFETIDFYQRTHNTSNGLLLTHCN, from the exons ATGTATAGGTGGCagatttctgttgtttttcccAATATGTTGCGAAGCAAATTTCATGTTTACAAAATAGGATTCTGGATTCTCGAAATTACTGTTACATTGTttaccatttattttttggtaaatAAGCTGAAAAACGTCAACTATCACCGCCTGCAGCAG gatctaaaaattacaataaaggAGCGTCCATTTTATTTAGGACTCACATcactaaaagaagaaaatttaggTCCAATTAATGGAAATGTGACAATAAATCGcgagtttttcaattttttgtcattAAATTTGCACGAAACTTCTTATCCTGGAGCGGAGAATTACACCCGCTATACAGTGGCTCGATTGGGATTGTCTCCATTGGTTGATGTACAACCACTGATTCCCGAATTAGGCCCAGTGATCAACGACGTCCTATCGTTTCGATATCTCTTCACCGTCTCACCGTGCGTGTTCAATGATGGaagtttgaataaaaaagttttcgttGCTGTAAATTCAGCTACACATAAATTTGGCGAGCGAGAAATGATCCGACAAACTTGgcttaaacatttaaaaaatgagattgAATTGGGTCCCATCGGCATTGCAGGTTACGGATTCTTTTTGGGACTGACGCACGATAGTGAGACGCAGAGaacaatagaaaaagaaagcatGCAATATGGTGACATCATTCAGATCGGGATTTATGATTTCTACCGAAATTTAATGCTGAAAAAGGCTGGTTCTTTCAATTGGTTGCATACAAATTGTATTGAAGTCGATTATGTTCTCATGATCGACGACGATGTCTACGTCAACGTGCGCAAATTAGCTAATTTCGTTCAATCCTACAACCAGTCCAGAATTCCGACTATGTTTGGATCGCCTCCACCACCCTCGGGTTTTGGTTACTTCGTTACTCTCCGAG aGGGTAAATCGGAAATCCCATACGAGGAATGGCCATGGACTCACTATCCTCCTTATTTCAACGGACCGGCTGTGTTGATAACTGGAAGTGCAATCCTACCGCTGTTAGCTTGTTTTCAGACGACGCCAATGTTACTACGAGCGATAGACGATGTTTATAATAGCGGCATTTGTCCTGAGAAAACGGGCATCAAGATTCATTTCTCCAACGATACTTTAAA TTTCTATAATAAGGAACCGCCCATTGGCTGCGAATTGCGTCACGTCCTTGCCTGGAATGTCTTGAAACCCGAAAACTTCAATAAATCccattttgaaacaattgaCTTCTACCAGAGAACTCATAATACATCAAATGGTTTATTGTTAACACATTgcaattga
- the LOC124198604 gene encoding uncharacterized protein LOC124198604 produces MQTERNWRTSWTVGNGRSSSRRIRRTPLFCFQPLLLFLLLLVEITASAVNTISQQAGHPLLGNQLMLQMLEQPPLCVGNLLNGRAYDGVGEGDVISRLSLLKSCDDGMICRLMRYTAQPIATCLDALFHQQVATANISSSSPLMPDELLFFFMGDSRIRQQFFNFVKIIPNYDWVTVPSPIPAHYHGDIEMISRILRLRVSFKWRPLVNDELINTLRHIRETALSDPRRRPQFILLSMAVWHMLREHGADIALYQRRMTHLGPILTSMSSSGSCGRIIWLRQYTSVDSYGDNGNSNTLVVSDKLRHYNRIALQRLVIQTKSDSNARRGVYLWDSSDPLADEYVRACAIHKRYEHSHSSDNTKEYATAFANCNDYVHTGYSALSQATQLLFNDLCNAHSIS; encoded by the exons ATGCAAACGGAACGGAACTGGAGGACATCGTGGACTGTTGGCAATGggcgtagtagtagtagaagaataagaagaaccccgttgttttgtttccagccgctgctgttgtttttgctTCTGCTCGTGGAAATTACAGCATCAGCAGTCAACACTATTAGTCAGCAGGCGGGCCATCCACTTTTGGGAAACCAACTGATGCTGCAGATGCTGGAACAGCCGCCTCTCTGCGTGGGCAATCTGTTGAATGGACGGGCCTACGACGGGGTAGGCGAGGGTGACGTCATCAGTCGCCTCTCGCTGCTCAAGAGTTGTGACGACGGAATGATTTGCCGCCTCATGCGCTACACGGCCCAACCCATCGCCACCTGTTTGGACGCTCTGTTTCACCAGCAAGTCGCCACCGCCAAcattagcagcagcagcccactGATGCCGGACGaattgcttttcttctttatggGCGACTCGAGAATTCGTCAACAGTTTTTCAACTTTGTCAAG ATTATTCCAAACTACGACTGGGTGACGGTGCCAAGTCCCATTCCAGCCCATTATCACGGCGACATTGAAATGATCAGTCGCATACTCAGACTGCGCGTCTCCTTCAAATGGCGACCGCTCGTCAACGACGAATTGATCAATACCCTGCGCCACATACGCGAAACGGCACTGTCCGATCCAAGGAGACGACCCCAATTCATCCTGTTGAGTATGGCGGTGTGGCACATGCTCAGGGAACACGGGGCCGACATCGCCCTCTACCAGAGGAGAATGACCCACCTGGGACCCATCCTGACCTCCATGTCATCTTCAGGCTCTTGCGGCCGCATCATTTGGCTTCGCCAGTACACCTCGGTCGACTCTTACGGCGACAACGGCAATTCCAACACGCTAGTTGTGTCCGACAAGCTCCGCCACTACAACCGAATCGCCCTCCAGCGTCTCGTCATCCAGACGAAATCTGATTCCAACGCCCGCCGCGGAGTCTACCTGTGGGATTCCAGCGATCCATTGGCCGACGAATACGTCCGCGCTTGCGCCATCCATAAACGCTACGAGCATTCCCATTCCAGTGACAACACGAAGGAATACGCCACGGCCTTCGCCAACTGCAACGACTACGTTCACACGGGCTACTCGGCCCTTTCACAGGCCACTCAGCTCTTGTTCAACGACCTTTGCAATGCTCACAGCATCTCGTAA
- the LOC124198611 gene encoding uncharacterized protein LOC124198611: protein MKSKEAAIKSTLIVISVLVMPSEVTTLISDTHHSIRSEANHNRLISPAQLDGCFYTDSYLNRRHLKIRSDDIIYGTGSSRSGEEERFKHQCLQPQLVVRRYEKEDVVRCLDSLWVRKGSRQPVYIAFVGDSTSRQHFVSLVRLIPDYDRETVSRFNTPTAEQLYHDDMNITSPLLANLKLAFFWRNLINEEMLSLFRRWASTEDQSQVPDLIFFGATVHHMLPSNDFSFETYQTLLENELVPLMKKSLAVHPHQEIIWLKPSHTIERNVNSVIPVYQDKIKKYTAILPRALKDTRIVIWDTINALAEEYIRACTLTRYDRQDVHYYENCHDFIHTGMRAISIGTRLLLNHLCKTL from the exons ATGAAAAGTAAAGAAGCTGCTATCAAGTCAACATTAATCGTTATTTCTGTGTTGGTGATGCCATCAGAAGTGACGACACTCATCAGTGACACTCATCATTCTATTCGTTCGGAGGCCAATCACAACCGTCTCATCTCACCTGCTCAACTTGACGGATGCTTCTATACAGACAGCTATTTGAATCGACGTCATTTGAAGATAAGAAGCGACGACATCATCTACGGAACCGGGTCCAGCAGAAGcggcgaagaagaaagattTAAGCATCAGTGCCTTCAGCCTCAACTTGTTGTTCGGCGATACGAAAAGGAAGATGTCGTCCGCTGCCTGGATTCTTTGTGGGTGCGAAAGGGCAGTAGACAACCCGTATACATCGCCTTCGTAGGCGACTCGACTTCTCGGCAACACTTTGTCAGCCTCGTCAGG TTGATTCCTGATTACGATAGAGAGACTGTCAGCCGATTCAACACTCCAACTGCTGAACAACTTTATCACGACGACATGAATATTACCAGTCCTCTTTTGGCCAATTTGAAACTCGCCTTTTTCTGGCGGAATCTAATCAACGAGGAGATGCTATCTCTTTTCAGGCGATGGGCATCTACAGAAGATCAATCGCAAGTCCCcgatttaattttctttg GCGCAACCGTTCATCACATGCTTCCCAGTAATGATTTCAGTTTTGAAACGTACCAAACGCTGTTGGAAAATGAGTTGGTACCTCTCATGAAGAAAAGTTTGGCTGTTCATCCTCACCAGGAGATTATCTGGTTGAAACCAAGCCACACGATTGAGCGCAATGTGAACAGCGTGATTCCAGTATACcaagacaaaataaagaaatacacTGCTATTCTCCCTCGGGCCTTAAA AGATACGAGAATTGTGATTTGGGACACGATTAACGCCCTCGCCGAGGAATACATCCGCGCCTGCACTTTGACTCGGTACGACCGTCAAGACGTGCATTATTATGAAAATTGCCACGATTTCATCCATACGGGAATGAGGGCTATTTCAATAGGAACTCGACTCCTCTTGAACCACTTGTGCAAAACACTATAG
- the LOC124198436 gene encoding alpha-(1,3)-fucosyltransferase C-like codes for MTYRRDSDIYDVRTYGAIQRRTNALPPPTSMPGRLGPEVLPPDPASMMMPNNNKSISSRHFLLAKKTKMVAWFVSHCRTDSLREKYFELVSQHVPIDTYGSCGSLTYKFYVAAENAICPDYVTEKFYRAMAADIVPIVYGGADYSAYAPPMSYIDAGDFKSPKALADYLKLLDENDGLYLKYFNWKQNYEVVRRPVSGWCELCEKLNDPQQKPKVYEDITDWWYHKDIACLSGYDYLDNLLQQNMTTF; via the exons ATGACCTATCGACGGGATTCAGACATTTACGACGTCCGCACTTATGGCGCAATTCAACGACGGACCAACGCCCTTCCCCCACCGACCAGCATGCCCGGAAGACTTGGCCCGGAAGTCCTTCCGCCTGATCCGGCTTCCATGATGatgcccaacaacaacaaatcaatcAGCAGTCGACACTTTCTGCTGgccaaaaagacgaaaatggtCGCCTGGTTCGTCTCCCATTGCCGCACTGACAGTctcagagaaaaatatttcgaactGGTGAGCCAACACGTCCCAATCGACACGTACGGCAGTTGCGGATCGCTCAC CTACAAGTTCTACGTGGCGGCCGAGAATGCAATTTGTCCCGATTACGTCACAGAGAAATTCTATCGAGCCATGGCGGCCGACATTGTCCCCATCGTCTACGGAGGCGCCGATTACTCCGCATACGCCCCACCCATGTCTTACATAGACGCGGGAGATTTCAAATCGCCAAAAGCCCTGGCCGATTATTTAAAACTGCTGGACGAGAATGACGGCCTCtacctgaaatatttcaactgGAAACAAAATTACGAAGTGGTGAGAAGGCCAGTCAGTGGCTGGTGCGAACTTTGCGAGAAACTCAACGATCCTCAACAGAAACCCAAAGTCTACGAAGATATAACTGACTGGTGGTATCATAAAGATATTGCCTGTCTCTCCGGATATGATTACCTTGACAATTTACTGCAACAAAATATGACAACGTTCTGA
- the LOC124198612 gene encoding glycoprotein-N-acetylgalactosamine 3-beta-galactosyltransferase 1-like isoform X2: MKSNYYVKVMPRFNVGGAFFDWNRSIGLLRRHRFISFVVCFCLNVFFVLDILVNCGLFVDFNSANGRVHPSPSFRSSDFLLEGPPNKLDVRLLCWISSTSRDKENSIRETWGKRCDKLIFVANSQPLGTANPTEGQSEAGAGIARLFARTTLDVLKQLHDHYLNDSDWFLKADAATYVVVDQLKLMLSTYNPATPCYMAGNNRNNSEIIGDAYVLSRESIRRLVRQFRRRNPGVAPADCDNWRHSPTALKSVPTSSRCLDRLGIVSLSTQDDRGCERFLSQGLAKELILNDNEANADGSKTRRCISDRVVIFSRLGGHDFYFYEHLLYRLKMPANVMK, from the exons ATGAAAAGTAATTATTATGTGAAGGTGATGCCAAGGTTCAATGTCGGAGGAGCTTTCTTCGACTGGAATCGGTCAATCGGATTGTTACGACGCCATCGTTTCATCTCATTCGTTGTCTGTTTTTGTCTCAATGTCTTTTTTGTCCTTGACATTTTGGTTAATTGCGGCTTATTTGTCGATTTCAATTCCGCCAATGGCCGAGTCCATCCATCGCCGTCCTTCCGTTCATCAGA TTTTCTATTGGAGGGACCGCCAAATAAATTAGACGTTCGCCTGTTGTGTTGGATTTCGTCCACCAGCCGTGACAAGGAGAATTCGATCCGGGAGACGTGGGGCAAACGGTGcgacaaattaattttcgttGCCAACTCGCAACCGTTGGGAACGGCAAATCCAACAGAAGGTCAAAGTGAGGCTGGTGCTGGAATAGCCCGTTTATTTGCCAGGACGACATTGGACGTTTTAAAACAATTGCACGATCATTATTTGAATGACTCGGATTGGTTCCTCAAAGCTGACGCTGCAAC TTACGTAGTTGTCGACCAATTGAAATTGATGCTCTCAACCTACAACCCTGCCACACCCTGTTACATGGCTGGTAACAACAGAAATAATTCGGAGATTATCGGCGACGCTTACGTCTTGAGTCGAGAGTCCATCCGCCGACTGGTGCGCCAATTCCGGCGGCGGAATCCGGGCGTAGCGCCAGCTGATTGCGACAATTGGAGACATTCCCCGACAGCCCTTAAATCAGTGCCGACCAGTTCCCGCTGCTTGGATCGACTAGGAATCGTCTCCTTGAGCACGCAGGACGATCGAGGTTGCGAGCGATTCCTCAGCCAGGGTCTTGccaaagaattaattttaaatgataatgAAGCGAATGCCGATGGTTCTAAGACTCGCCGATGTATTTCAGATCGAGTCGTCATCTTCTCCCGACTTGGTGGAcatgacttttatttttacgaacATTTGCTCTACCGTTTGAAAATGCCCGCCAATGTTATGAAGTAA
- the LOC124198614 gene encoding uncharacterized protein LOC124198614: MFRIKYCHRFVRFCHRAPRIYILASALVIVLFALYQMCGFQICNAKYQLGKRSLAVSQHQFQNVKNFNSACSHTADMRGPHQKIIAYSIYGDFSRKDIVHKYLKPFRETLSKIPYIYPGWTVRIYHNLTTNDDESWEILKNTLDLGGSHVDLCNATEIIKQRNLADIFAMTWRWLPLLDDMVDTLMSRDSDSQIIPREQDAVNEWLASDRIFHIMRDHHWHCRFIVGCCWGVKVSQDRSLIVGAARKMFTENHLHEYDYDQKLLDRLIWPVATTNMMAHDSYCCKVIPEPSQPYPTRRKNGLFIGYRAVPEEELQYPCPKECRPTTDDGFSEWNFC; encoded by the exons atgtttCGAATAAAATATTGTCATAGATTTGTCCGGTTTTGCCATAGAGCACCACGAATTTATATTTTAGCGAGTGCGTTGGTGATTGTTTTATTCGCTTTATATCAGATGTGCGGATTTCAAATTTGCAATGCCAAATATCAGTTAGGAAAAAGATCTCTAGCTGTTTCTcagcatcaatttcaaaatgtaaagaatttcaattcagCTTGCAGTCATACTGCTGATATGAGAGGCCCTCATCAAAAAATCATTGCATATTCCATTTACGGAGACTTCTCGCGAAAGGACATTGTTCATAAATATTTGAAGCCCTTCAGAGAGACTCTCAGTAAGATTCCCTACATCTACCCCG GTTGGACTGTAAGGATTTATCACAACTTGACAACCAACGACGACGAGTCTTGGGAAATCCTGAAGAACACCTTGGACTTGGGCGGAAGCCACGTCGATTTGTGCAATGCGACAGAAATTATCAAGCAGCGAAATTTGGCCGATATATTTGCCATGACCTGGCGCTGG TTACCTTTGCTGGATGACATGGTGGACACGCTAATGTCGAGGGACTCGGACAGTCAAATAATACCTCGTGAACAGGATGCCGTTAATGAATGGCTAGCCAGCGACAGAATTTTCCATATAATGAGAGACCATCATTGGCACTGCCGATTTATTGTTGGGT GTTGTTGGGGAGTCAAAGTCAGCCAGGATCGTTCCTTAATTGTTGGCGCCGCAAGGAAAATGTTTACCGAAAATCATTTGCACGAATACGACTACGACCAGAAACTGTTAGATAGGCTCATTTGGCCGGTAGCTACTACTAATATG ATGGCTCACGATAGCTATTGCTGTAAAGTTATCCCAGAGCCGAGTCAACCGTACCCGACGAGGAGAAAAAATGGGCTATTCATCGGATATAGGGCAGTACCTGAAGAAGAGCTCCAATATCCATGCCCGAAAGAATGTCGTCCAACAACTGATGATGGTTTTTCAGAATGGAATTTTTGCTAA
- the LOC124198613 gene encoding uncharacterized protein LOC124198613, producing the protein MMSFIYSGFTWKRNINAKRLFTLAVIISTLAVLFFVKVFQSTIVNVARNDIQHDGHPSSNSVTTDWDNLLDSTTLTGAQIMQYLKWSNRQSCQLVNDFGGTMRTNPSGWDGQKSVCLDPEVAPIPDQCLVYSFGIKNEWSFDEQISAYGCQVYAFDPSMAGQDHYDHNPGNVHFFKWGLGERDQHDADYNWTIRSLSSIYEELSARHGRRIIDYLKIDVEFDEWIALPEIITSGMLSNVRQLAMEVHMDFEASLDQHRQWAKLLRSIETMGMIRFDSEYNPWYVGSFVRIPLEGPLGYEIAWYNGNLSHVNTNNNKR; encoded by the coding sequence ATGATGTCATTCATTTATTCTGGTTTCACTTGGAAACGGAATATTAACGCAAAAAGGTTATTCACATTGGCCGTCATTATTTCCACATtggctgttttatttttcgtcaaaGTGTTTCAATCGACGATTGTCAATGTGGCCCGGAATGACATCCAGCATGATGGGCATCCCAGCAGCAATTCCGTCACCACCGATTGGGACAATCTCCTGGACTCGACGACATTAACTGGCGCCCAGATCATGCAGTACTTGAAATGGAGCAACCGACAATCCTGCCAGTTGGTCAACGACTTTGGCGGGACGATGAGGACAAATCCGTCCGGATGGGACGGTCAGAAATCGGTGTGCCTCGACCCGGAAGTGGCGCCAATTCCGGACCAATGTCTCGTCTACTCGTTTGGCATTAAAAACGAGTGGTCGTTTGACGAGCAAATTTCGGCCTACGGTTGCCAAGTGTACGCCTTCGATCCGTCCATGGCCGGCCAGGATCACTACGACCACAATCCCGGCAATGTCCATTTCTTCAAATGGGGACTGGGCGAGCGGGACCAACACGACGCCGATTACAATTGGACGATCCGCTCACTTTCGTCCATCTACGAGGAATTGTCGGCCCGTCACGGCCGCAGGATCATCGACTATTTAAAAATCGACGTCGAATTCGACGAGTGGATCGCTCTGCCGGAAATAATCACTTCCGGAATGTTGTCCAACGTCCGGCAGCTGGCGATGGAAGTCCACATGGATTTCGAAGCTTCGCTGGACCAGCACCGCCAATGGGCCAAACTGTTGAGGTCCATCGAGACGATGGGGATGATCCGCTTCGATTCCGAGTACAATCCCTGGTACGTCGGGAGTTTCGTTCGGATTCCATTAGAGGGACCTTTGGGTTATGAAATCGCCTGGTACAATGGCAATCTTTCACATGTTAacacgaataataataaacgatGA
- the LOC124198608 gene encoding protein Star-like translates to MMMRLFPIRSVLRFPSSLSRLLLPALLLFVLYIFSLVVVDSFYAAENPIQIVSSQPPDQPKLLSHESLPRNQKSDGDEKVPQPKYNLMEETYGRKWAKKSDDNYFSPADCTEEYANKNQLQQDHPCVIRLIRQKYLRQPAPTTIPYQLGDPQTLDPSDGQAQGILRILRNQTKGFFIECGAYDGETLSNTLYMERSFQWSGLLIEADQISHAQLVNRNRRAYTSPVCLSTKPYPMEVVFNATVGTLGSILEDQKNSDQTSDKKKTESAKGTENIYKVQCFPLYSMLVAVGRTRVDYFSLDVEGSEYKILATIPWHKVDIKTLTVEWNHVPEGEAAMTRLMEKNKFVKFGLIEMKFSHEVVYVQDFLDDLRKFEDY, encoded by the exons ATGATGATGAGACTTTTTCCCATTCGCTCTGTTCTTCGTTTCCCTTCGTCGCTTTCTCGGCTGTTGCTACCTGCTTTGCTCTTGTTCGTCCTCTACATCTTCAGTCTCGTCGTGGTGGACTCATTTTATGCAGCAGAAAATCCAATACAAATCGTGTCGTCTCAACCACCAGACCAGCCCAAACTA TTATCTCATGAGTCTCTTCCACGGAATCAAAAGTCTGACGGTGATGAGAAAGTGCCTCAACCGAAATATAATTTGATGGAAGAAACGTATGGTAGAAAATGGGCAAAGAAATCGGATGACAATTATTTCTCGCCTGCCGATTGTACTGAAG AGTATGCCAACAAGAATCAACTGCAACAGGACCACCCGTGTGTCATTCGGCTTATAAGGCAAAAATATCTGCGCCAACCAGCACCCACAACTATTCCTTATCAACTGGGAGATCCCCAAACTCTCGATCCCTCTGACGGCCAAGCTCAGGGAATTTTAAGGATCTTGCGCAATCAA acTAAAGGATTTTTCATCGAGTGCGGTGCGTATGACGGCGAAACTCTATCCAACACGTTATACATGGAGCGATCCTTCCAGTGGAGCGGACTGCTCATCGAGGCCGATCAAATATCTCACGCTCAACTCGTGAACCGCAATCGTCGAGCCTACACTTCGCCCGTTTGTCTCAGCACCAAACCTTACCCCATGGAA GTTGTTTTTAACGCAACCGTCGGGACTCTGGGATCGATTCTAGAGGATCAAAAAAATTCGGATCAAACGTccgacaagaagaagacggaatcTGCAAAAGGCACAGAAAACATTTACAAAGTTCAATGTTTCCCGCTGTACTCGATGCTAGTCGCTGTGGGTAGAACTCGAGTCGACTATTTCAGTTTGGACGTCGAAGGTTCCGAGTACAAAATATTGGCAACCATTCCTTGGCACAAAGTCGACATCAAG ACGTTGACTGTGGAATGGAATCACGTCCCAGAAGGTGAAGCCGCCATGACTCGATTGATGGAGAAGAACAAATTCGTCAAGTTTGgtttgattgaaatgaaattctctCATGAAGTAGTTTACGTCCAGGATTTCCTGGACGACTTGAGAAAGTTCGAAGACTATTAA
- the LOC124198610 gene encoding uncharacterized protein LOC124198610: protein MKRKEAAIKSTLIVISVLVMPSEVTTLISDTHHSIHSEANHNRLISPAQLDGCFYTDSYLNRRHLKIRSDDIIYGTGPSSRSGEEERFKHQCLQPRLVVRRYEKEDVVRCLDSLWVRKGSRQPVYIAFVGDSTSRQHFVSLVRLIPDYDRETVSRFNTPTAEQLYHDDMNITSPLLANLKLAFFWRNLINEEMLSLFRRWASTEDQSQVPDLIFFGATVHHMLPSNHFSFETYQTLLENELVPLMKKSLAVHPHQEIIWLKPSHTIERNVNSVIPVYQDKIKKYTAILPRALKDTRIVIWDTINALAEEYIRACTLTRYDRQDVHYFENCHDLIHTGMRAISIGTRLLLNHLCKTL, encoded by the exons atgaaaaggaaagaagctGCTATCAAGTCAACATTAATCGTTATTTCTGTGTTGGTGATGCCATCAGAAGTGACGACACTCATCAGTGACACTCATCATTCTATTCATTCGGAGGCCAATCACAACCGTCTCATCTCACCTGCTCAACTTGACGGATGCTTCTATACAGACAGCTATTTGAATCGACGTCATTTGAAGATAAGAAGCGACGACATCATCTACGGAACCGGACCCAGCAGCAGAAGcggcgaagaagaaagattTAAGCATCAGTGCCTTCAGCCTCGACTTGTTGTTCGGCGATACGAAAAGGAAGATGTCGTCCGCTGCCTAGATTCTTTGTGGGTGCGAAAGGGCAGTAGACAACCCGTATACATCGCCTTCGTAGGCGACTCGACTTCTCGGCAACACTTTGTCAGCCTCGTCAGG TTGATTCCTGATTACGATAGAGAGACTGTAAGCCGATTCAACACTCCAACTGCTGAACAACTTTATCATGACGACATGAACATTACCAGTCCTCTTTTGGCCAATTTGAAACTCGCCTTCTTCTGGCGGAATCTAATCAACGAGGAGATGCTATCTCTTTTCAGGCGATGGGCATCTACAGAAGATCAATCGCAAGTCCCcgatttaattttctttg GCGCAACCGTTCATCACATGCTACCCAGTAATCATTTCAGTTTTGAAACGTACCAAACGCTGTTGGAAAATGAGTTGGTACCTCTCATGAAGAAAAGTTTGGCTGTTCATCCTCACCAGGAGATTATCTGGTTGAAACCAAGCCACACGATTGAGCGCAATGTGAACAGCGTGATTCCAGTATACcaagataaaataaagaaatacacTGCTATTCTCCCTCGGGCCTTAAA AGATACGAGAATTGTGATTTGGGACACGATCAACGCCCTGGCCGAGGAATACATCCGCGCCTGCACTTTGACTCGGTACGACCGTCAAGACGtgcattattttgaaaattgccaCGATCTCATCCATACGGGAATGAGGGCTATTTCAATAGGAACTCGACTCCTCTTGAACCACTTATGTAAAACACTTTAG